The following coding sequences lie in one Mus musculus strain C57BL/6J chromosome 11, GRCm38.p6 C57BL/6J genomic window:
- the Zfp672 gene encoding zinc finger protein 672 isoform X1 codes for MFTAPGMATTQERPYSCSVCGKSFQYSAVLLRHERAHGGDKRFCCLECGERCARAADLRAHRWTHAGQTLYICSECGQSFSHSGLLDLHLGTHRRRSRTRPCRLCGRRFPHVPALLLHRARQHPPEKPHRCPLCARSFRQSALPFHLARAHPPEIITVTAPSPSTLYHCTQCPRAFHSSAGLRNHSRIHVVPSLSDPGTEAHLCGICGKSFSKSSTLTRHLQRHSGEKPFKCPECGKGFLESATLVRHQRTHTGEKPYACSDCGRCFSESSTLLRHQRSHQGERPHVCATCGKGFGQRYDLVVHQRSHTGERPFPCPQCGRGFTDRSDLTKHLRTHTGEKPYHCELCGKRFTCISNLNVHLRNHAGHKPHKCPECGKSFSVASKLALHRKTHLGERTAECTECGKFFSHGRSLSQHQRSHRRARAAAMAATTTTTVVTEVTIGPSLTLTGPTEQEKSGLLVSPFQETC; via the coding sequence ATGTTCACAGCACCTGGTATGGCTACGACCCAGGAAAGACCTTATTCCTGCAGTGTGTGTGGCAAGAGCTTTCAGTATAGTGCAGTGCTGCTGCGGCACGAACGGGCCCATGGTGGCGACAAGCGTTTCTGCTGTCTAGAGTGTGGTGAACGCTGTGCTCGAGCAGCAGACCTACGTGCACACAGGTGGACCCATGCTGGCCAGACCCTCTATATCTGCAGCGAGTGTGGCCAGAGTTTCAGTCACAGTGGCCTGCTGGATCTACACCTGGGAACGCACCGAAGGCGCAGCCGCACCCGTCCTTGCCGCCTCTGTGGCCGTCGCTTCCCTCATGTCCCTGCGCTGCTGCTGCATCGTGCTCGCCAGCACCCACCTGAGAAGCCCCACCGCTGCCCTCTGTGTGCCCGCTCTTTTCGGCAGAGCGCTCTTCCTTTCCACCTGGCACGAGCACACCCCCCTGAGATCATCACTGTCACCGCCCCTTCCCCCAGCACGCTCTACCACTGTACACAGTGCCCACGGGCCTTCCATAGCAGTGCTGGGCTGCGGAACCATTCCCGCATCCATGTGGTCCCCAGCCTCAGTGACCCTGGCACTGAGGCCCATCTATGTGGCATATGTGGTAAGAGCTTCAGCAAGAGTTCCACACTCACACGACACCTCCAGAGGCACTCTGGGGAAAAGCCTTTCAAGTGCCCTGAGTGTGGCAAGGGCTTCTTGGAGAGTGCCACACTTGTGCGGCACCAGCGAACAcacactggggagaagccatATGCATGTAGCGACTGTGGACGCTGTTTCAGCGAGAGCTCCACACTGCTGCGTCACCAGCGCAGCCATCAGGGTGAAAGGCCGCACGTGTGTGCCACTTGTGGCAAGGGCTTTGGGCAGCGGTATGATCTAGTAGTGCACCAGCGTAGCCACACAGGGGAGAGGCCCTTCCCATGCCCGCAGTGTGGCCGGGGCTTCACAGACCGCTCCGACCTCACCAAACacctgcgcacacacacaggggaaAAGCCCTACCACTGTGAGTTGTGTGGCAAGCGATTCACCTGCATTTCCAACCTCAATGTACATTTGCGCAACCATGCAGGCCATAAACCACACAAGTGCCCAGAGTGCGGCAAGTCCTTTAGTGTTGCCTCCAAGCTTGCACTGCACAGAAAGACACACCTAGGTGAGCGGACAGCAGAGTGCACAGAGTGTGGCAAATTCTTTAGCCATGGCCGGTCGCTATCACAGCACCAGCGGTCCCACAGAAGGGCTCGAGCAGCTGCAATGGcagccactaccaccaccactgtaGTCACTGAGGTGACAATAGGTCCTTCTCTCACTCTCACAGGACCAACAGAACAGGAGAAATCAGGGCTCTTAGTATCCCCATTTCAGGAAACTTGCTAA